The following coding sequences lie in one Euhalothece natronophila Z-M001 genomic window:
- a CDS encoding type II toxin-antitoxin system VapC family toxin gives MNYLLDTCVLSEYVKKQPNTVVINWLDQQREEHLLISILSIGELKKGIIKLEKSQPVRSQRLWEWVERIGVRFEGRILTINQSVIDRWARLCGELEAKGTKLAVMDSLIAATALVYDLAVVTRNVNDFSATTVKIFNPWKLKNK, from the coding sequence ATGAACTATTTGCTTGATACCTGTGTTCTATCTGAATATGTTAAAAAGCAACCGAACACAGTAGTAATTAATTGGTTAGATCAGCAAAGAGAAGAACATTTACTGATTAGTATTTTATCAATTGGAGAACTGAAAAAAGGTATAATTAAACTTGAAAAATCTCAACCTGTCCGATCTCAACGTCTTTGGGAATGGGTCGAGAGAATCGGAGTTCGATTTGAAGGAAGAATTTTAACAATTAATCAAAGTGTAATTGATCGGTGGGCAAGATTATGTGGAGAATTAGAAGCTAAGGGAACAAAATTAGCTGTTATGGACAGTTTAATTGCAGCAACCGCCTTAGTTTATGATTTAGCAGTTGTTACTCGTAATGTTAACGATTTTAGCGCAACAACTGTTAAAATTTTTAATCCTTGGAAACTCAAAAATAAATGA
- a CDS encoding GH3 auxin-responsive promoter family protein has translation MANLPFQILTTLGHRAKNELIEQTKHPLATQEKYLKTLLQHHQKTELGRHYHLEEIKTIDQFRSRIPILPYSAYDPYTQRIAQGEKNVLTPDPVIYINITSGSTGKQKKIPVTQRFQNSLGKANLASMGFLDTALRQRGKKLEKLLVTNPALIRGYTEGGLKYGPAGPGVLHTRKWLYEWLFAHPFTTLQVADSFTRTYLCLLFSLRNEELGGLIANFPMLILRICHYLEKYAESFIQDLERGTLPKDLDLDSKMRSRLNRRFSASPKRARELREILNTEGRLTPPLAWKNLAYITTARGGTSDFYLQHFSDYDLDHLPVFGGAFASAEGTFSVYTDVNNDASALAVNTGFFEFIPESEWDQENPQTLLATEVKPGERYRILVSNYSGFYRYDIGDVVEIGDFFEQSPTLIFRHRRGGILSSTSEKTTEAHVIAVLRSLQEEWGMTIHDFFVTLSEKEFPPHYLLNIELPPESKLEESSHFLRRFDELLKETNPHYALKREGEVPPPRLRILAPGSFDIVRERLIDRGVPDSQMKLPHISEDRQLFKGLTVQQEITLET, from the coding sequence GTGGCTAACTTACCCTTTCAAATTCTAACCACCCTTGGTCACCGCGCTAAAAATGAATTAATTGAGCAAACGAAACACCCCTTAGCGACACAAGAAAAATACTTAAAAACCTTACTCCAGCATCATCAAAAAACAGAGTTAGGTCGTCATTACCATTTAGAAGAAATAAAAACCATTGACCAGTTTCGATCGCGCATTCCCATTCTTCCCTATAGTGCCTATGATCCCTATACGCAACGCATTGCCCAAGGCGAGAAAAATGTTCTCACTCCTGATCCCGTTATTTATATCAATATAACCAGTGGTTCAACGGGAAAACAAAAGAAAATTCCCGTTACTCAACGCTTTCAAAACTCTCTTGGGAAAGCTAATTTAGCTAGTATGGGCTTTCTAGATACGGCGCTACGCCAGCGTGGTAAAAAGCTAGAAAAATTATTAGTCACTAATCCTGCTTTAATCAGAGGCTATACGGAAGGTGGCCTCAAATACGGCCCAGCAGGCCCAGGGGTTTTACACACCCGAAAATGGCTTTACGAATGGCTATTTGCTCATCCTTTTACTACTTTACAAGTAGCAGACAGCTTCACTCGCACCTATTTATGCTTGCTTTTCTCTTTACGAAATGAGGAGTTAGGGGGATTAATTGCCAACTTCCCCATGTTAATTCTTCGGATTTGCCACTATTTAGAAAAGTATGCTGAATCCTTTATTCAAGATTTAGAACGAGGAACCCTTCCCAAGGATTTAGATCTGGATTCTAAAATGCGATCGCGCTTGAATCGCCGTTTTTCTGCCAGTCCAAAACGGGCGCGAGAATTACGGGAAATTCTAAATACAGAAGGAAGATTGACCCCACCTCTGGCTTGGAAAAATTTGGCTTATATTACTACAGCCAGAGGCGGAACTTCCGATTTTTATTTGCAACATTTCTCTGATTATGATCTCGATCATCTTCCAGTATTTGGGGGTGCTTTTGCCAGTGCTGAAGGAACTTTTAGCGTTTATACGGATGTTAATAATGATGCAAGTGCCTTAGCTGTGAATACTGGTTTTTTTGAATTTATCCCCGAGTCAGAATGGGATCAAGAAAACCCTCAGACTCTCTTAGCAACAGAAGTTAAACCCGGAGAACGCTATCGGATTTTAGTCAGCAATTATAGTGGCTTCTATCGCTACGACATTGGGGATGTGGTGGAAATTGGTGACTTTTTTGAGCAAAGCCCAACCCTAATTTTCCGCCATCGTCGCGGGGGAATCCTTTCTTCTACTAGTGAAAAGACTACGGAAGCTCATGTTATCGCCGTGCTACGATCGCTGCAAGAAGAATGGGGAATGACAATCCATGATTTCTTTGTCACCCTTTCGGAAAAGGAATTTCCTCCTCATTATCTTCTGAATATTGAATTACCGCCTGAAAGTAAATTGGAAGAGAGTTCTCATTTTCTACGTCGGTTTGATGAACTCTTAAAAGAAACCAACCCTCATTATGCCCTCAAACGAGAAGGAGAAGTGCCTCCTCCCCGCTTGCGAATCCTTGCTCCGGGGAGTTTTGACATTGTCCGAGAAAGACTCATTGATCGCGGAGTGCCAGATTCTCAAATGAAACTTCCTCATATTAGTGAAGATCGTCAACTGTTTAAGGGATTAACTGTTCAACAAGAGATTACGTTAGAAACTTAA
- a CDS encoding HEAT repeat domain-containing protein has translation MTENKKPKETDAVLGGQTTAPKRGAVLGGIEGLKQRLENSDPQERVIALQKAVQYGEEGLKLVAEATFGDKLELEQADQTPPEILALLDQDPVFRLKKRSENSNWKVRNEVASNPNTPLEILQQLAQDQDMELRGEVASHRNTPPEILQQLAQDEGVVVRREVASHRNTPPEILQQLAQDEGVVVRREVAFNPNTPPEILRQLARDEDWDVRKGIASNPNTPLEFLQQLAQSRNGDDVRQRDVVASNPNTPPEVLQQLARDEELVRSRVAQNPNTPLELLQQLARDESKGIRRGVASNPNTPPETLQQLARDEHKDVRREVASNPNFPLELLQQLARDEDVSLRIGVALNPNTPLELLQQLARDEHYGVRSEVALNPNTPLELLQQLARDEHYGVRSEVASNPNTPLGLLQQLARDEDKDVREGVASNPNTPPETLQQLDQDQDPSVRTKVASNPNTPLELLQQLARDEDVLVRYELASNPNIPPELLQQLLKEIILKPLYDEVPSHCNTPPEVLQQLARDKHGKVRYKVASHRNTLPEILQQLARDEDRLVRSGVASNPNLSLELLQQLARDEDWSVRKGVASNPNTPPEVLQELARDEDHRVRFWVPFNRQTPPELLQLLARDEHEWVRREANNSLRKRGFQL, from the coding sequence ATGACTGAAAACAAAAAACCCAAAGAAACCGATGCTGTTTTAGGCGGGCAAACAACTGCGCCAAAACGAGGGGCTGTTCTTGGTGGCATTGAAGGATTAAAACAACGCTTGGAAAATTCCGATCCACAAGAGCGTGTTATTGCCCTCCAAAAAGCGGTTCAATATGGTGAGGAGGGATTAAAGCTCGTTGCAGAAGCAACGTTTGGGGATAAGTTGGAGTTGGAACAAGCTGATCAGACTCCCCCTGAAATTCTCGCATTACTTGATCAAGATCCTGTTTTTAGATTAAAAAAACGCTCGGAAAATTCTAATTGGAAGGTACGCAATGAAGTAGCTTCTAACCCCAACACTCCCCTTGAAATTCTCCAACAACTGGCTCAAGATCAAGATATGGAGCTACGCGGAGAAGTAGCTTCTCACCGCAATACTCCCCCTGAAATTCTCCAACAACTGGCTCAAGATGAAGGGGTGGTGGTACGTCGAGAAGTAGCTTCTCACCGCAATACTCCCCCTGAAATTCTCCAACAACTGGCTCAAGATGAAGGGGTGGTGGTACGTCGAGAAGTAGCCTTTAACCCCAACACTCCCCCTGAAATTCTCCGACAACTGGCTCGGGATGAAGATTGGGATGTACGCAAAGGAATAGCCTCTAACCCCAACACTCCCCTAGAATTCCTCCAACAACTGGCTCAGTCTAGAAATGGTGATGATGTACGCCAACGCGATGTAGTCGCCTCTAACCCCAACACTCCCCCTGAAGTTCTCCAACAACTGGCTCGGGATGAAGAGCTGGTGCGCTCTAGAGTCGCCCAAAACCCCAACACTCCCCTAGAACTCCTCCAACAACTGGCTCGGGATGAAAGTAAGGGGATACGCCGAGGAGTCGCTTCTAACCCCAACACTCCCCCTGAAACTCTCCAACAACTGGCTCGGGATGAACATAAGGATGTACGCAGAGAAGTCGCATCTAACCCCAACTTTCCCCTAGAACTCCTTCAACAACTGGCTCGGGATGAAGATGTATCACTACGCATTGGAGTCGCCTTAAACCCCAATACTCCCCTAGAACTCCTTCAACAACTGGCTCGGGATGAACATTATGGGGTACGCTCTGAAGTCGCCTTAAACCCCAATACTCCCCTAGAACTCCTCCAACAACTGGCTCGGGATGAACATTATGGGGTACGCTCTGAAGTCGCATCTAACCCCAACACTCCCCTAGGACTTCTCCAACAACTGGCTCGGGATGAAGATAAGGATGTACGCGAAGGAGTCGCCTCTAACCCCAACACTCCCCCTGAAACTCTCCAACAACTGGATCAGGATCAGGATCCGAGTGTACGCACAAAAGTCGCCTCTAACCCCAACACTCCCCTAGAACTCTTACAACAACTGGCTCGGGATGAAGATGTATTGGTACGCTATGAACTAGCCTCTAACCCCAACATTCCCCCAGAACTCCTCCAACAACTGCTTAAGGAGATCATATTAAAACCTCTATATGATGAAGTACCTTCTCACTGTAATACTCCTCCTGAAGTCCTTCAACAACTGGCTCGGGATAAACATGGGAAGGTACGCTATAAAGTAGCCTCTCACCGTAATACTCTCCCTGAAATTCTCCAACAACTGGCTCGGGATGAAGATAGGCTGGTACGCTCTGGAGTCGCCTCTAACCCCAACCTTTCCCTAGAACTTCTTCAACAACTGGCTCGGGATGAAGATTGGAGCGTACGCAAAGGAGTCGCCTCTAACCCCAACACTCCCCCTGAAGTTCTCCAAGAACTGGCTCGGGATGAAGATCATAGGGTACGCTTTTGGGTACCCTTTAACCGCCAAACTCCCCCAGAACTCCTCCAACTACTGGCTCGGGATGAACATGAATGGGTACGCAGGGAAGCTAATAATTCTCTAAGAAAAAGAGGATTTCAACTCTAG
- the thrC gene encoding threonine synthase encodes MWNRFSLRCDGCGYSVPKEKLTQFSTVKVNSQCPNPNCNQYLLNVHYDLGSDHFLNWKNQLLQRPGSLWRYWELLPLVNWDMAVTFGEGWTPLIPLKRFGSKIGLSNVYLKDERQGPTATFKDRQATVAISFLKEQGINDLVLASTGNVAIAYSAYAARAGIQVYAFFPQGVSPTKIKEASLYGAKVMAVEGTYDQAKAMAAQFAKNQGIFLDQGIKTFAGVESMKTMGFEIAEQLGWCSPDWYIQGVSGGMGPVGVAKGFKELKALGLVDKIPALGLVQSAGCAPIANSFHGGEQNVSVVNSPETAIATLATGNPGIAYHLLKQHLDTHGGNCATVTDAEAWAMVQQLATSEGLLVEPATAVTFMGVVKLAEKGIISPEETVVINCSGREKDITTVT; translated from the coding sequence ATGTGGAATCGTTTTAGTCTTCGGTGTGATGGTTGTGGTTATTCTGTACCGAAAGAGAAGTTAACTCAATTTTCTACAGTAAAAGTGAATAGCCAATGTCCTAACCCTAATTGTAATCAATACTTACTCAATGTTCATTATGATTTGGGTAGCGATCACTTTCTAAATTGGAAAAATCAGCTTTTACAACGTCCGGGGAGTTTATGGCGCTATTGGGAATTACTCCCTCTAGTAAATTGGGACATGGCGGTTACGTTTGGGGAAGGATGGACTCCTTTAATTCCCTTAAAACGTTTTGGAAGCAAAATTGGGCTGTCTAATGTTTATCTCAAGGATGAACGACAGGGCCCAACTGCTACTTTTAAGGATCGACAAGCAACTGTGGCGATTTCCTTTCTAAAAGAACAAGGAATTAATGATCTGGTGTTAGCCTCAACGGGGAATGTCGCGATCGCGTATTCTGCTTATGCTGCCAGGGCTGGGATTCAGGTTTATGCGTTTTTTCCCCAAGGGGTTTCCCCTACCAAAATTAAAGAAGCCAGTTTATATGGGGCAAAAGTGATGGCAGTAGAGGGCACTTATGATCAAGCAAAAGCAATGGCAGCCCAATTTGCTAAGAATCAGGGGATTTTCCTCGATCAAGGCATTAAAACCTTTGCTGGGGTGGAAAGTATGAAAACCATGGGCTTTGAAATTGCTGAACAGTTGGGTTGGTGTTCACCAGATTGGTATATACAGGGCGTGAGTGGTGGCATGGGGCCGGTAGGAGTGGCAAAAGGATTTAAGGAATTAAAAGCCCTGGGGTTAGTGGATAAAATTCCTGCATTAGGCTTGGTTCAGTCTGCTGGATGTGCCCCCATTGCTAATAGTTTTCATGGTGGAGAACAAAACGTTTCCGTTGTCAATTCCCCAGAAACCGCGATCGCGACTTTAGCCACTGGCAATCCGGGCATTGCCTATCATCTCCTTAAACAACATCTCGATACTCATGGTGGCAACTGTGCCACAGTAACCGATGCCGAAGCCTGGGCAATGGTGCAACAATTAGCGACAAGCGAAGGTCTTTTAGTAGAACCAGCAACCGCCGTGACTTTTATGGGAGTCGTGAAGCTAGCTGAAAAAGGGATTATTTCCCCTGAAGAAACCGTCGTCATTAATTGTTCAGGACGAGAAAAAGATATTACAACAGTGACTTAA
- a CDS encoding HEAT repeat domain-containing protein has product MTENKKPKETDAVLGGQTTPKRGAVLGGIEGLKQRLKNSNQQERVIALQQAVQYGDEGLKLVAGATFGDKCELAKADQTPPEILALLDQDPIFRLKKRSEDSNWNVRSKVASNPNTPPEILQQLARDENTNVRSKVASNPNTPPENLQQLAQDEDTNVRQKVASNPNTPSEALQQLARDKDWVVRSGVASNPNTPLELLQQLAQDKDSIVRKEVASNPNPSPKALQQLARDKYCGVRQKVASNPNTPLELLQQLARDEDGWVVRKQVASQPKTSPEILQQLAQDEDERVRARVASNPNTPLELLQQLARDEYGWVREEVTSNPNTPLELLQQLARDEHEWVRKEVASNPNTPLELLQQLARDEYGGGT; this is encoded by the coding sequence ATGACTGAAAATAAGAAACCGAAAGAAACTGATGCGGTTTTAGGCGGGCAAACTACGCCAAAACGAGGGGCTGTCCTTGGTGGTATTGAAGGATTAAAACAACGCTTAAAAAATTCCAATCAACAAGAGCGTGTTATCGCCCTCCAACAAGCCGTTCAATATGGTGATGAGGGATTAAAGCTCGTTGCAGGAGCGACATTTGGGGATAAGTGCGAGTTGGCAAAAGCTGATCAGACTCCCCCTGAAATTCTGGCATTGCTTGATCAAGATCCGATTTTTAGATTAAAAAAACGCTCGGAAGATTCTAATTGGAATGTACGCTCTAAAGTCGCCTCTAACCCCAACACTCCCCCTGAAATTCTCCAACAACTGGCTCGGGATGAAAATACTAATGTACGCTCTAAAGTCGCCTCTAACCCCAATACTCCCCCTGAAAATCTCCAACAACTGGCTCAGGATGAAGATACTAATGTACGCCAAAAAGTAGCTTCTAACCCCAACACTCCCTCTGAAGCTCTTCAACAACTGGCTCGGGATAAAGATTGGGTGGTACGCTCTGGAGTAGCTTCTAACCCCAACACTCCCCTAGAACTCCTCCAACAACTGGCTCAGGATAAAGATTCGATCGTACGCAAAGAAGTCGCCTCTAACCCCAACCCTTCCCCTAAAGCTCTCCAACAACTGGCTCGGGATAAGTATTGCGGGGTACGCCAAAAAGTAGCTTCTAATCCCAACACTCCCCTAGAACTCCTCCAACAACTGGCTCGGGATGAAGATGGGTGGGTAGTACGCAAACAAGTCGCTTCCCAACCCAAGACTTCCCCTGAAATTCTCCAACAACTGGCTCAGGATGAAGATGAGAGGGTACGCGCAAGAGTCGCCTCTAACCCCAACACTCCCCTAGAACTCCTCCAACAACTGGCTCGGGATGAATATGGGTGGGTACGCGAAGAAGTCACCTCTAACCCCAATACTCCCCTAGAACTCCTCCAACAACTGGCTCGGGATGAACATGAATGGGTACGCAAAGAAGTCGCCTCTAACCCCAATACTCCCCTAGAACTCCTCCAACAACTGGCTCGGGATGAATATGGGGGGGGGACATAG
- a CDS encoding HEAT repeat domain-containing protein, giving the protein MTENKKPKETDAVLGGQTTPKRGAVLGGIEGLKQRLKNSNQQERVIALQQAVQYGQEGLKVVAEATFVEKLELVKADQTPPEILQQLAQDEYWLVRSGVGSNPNTPLELLQQLARDKNSDVRKKVGSNPNTSLELLQQLARDKDERVSRVAIESLVKVGSNPNLPLELLQQLARDKDERVSRVAIESLVKVGSNPNLPLELLQQLARDGNGWVHSRVAKNPNTPLELLQQLAQDEDCGVRLGVASNPNTPPEILQQLTQDEDFRVRINVGSNPNTSPEILQILARDEDGRVRSEVASNPNTSSEILRLLARDNNVRDKVASNPNTSSEILQQLARDKYFSVRWKVASNPNTPIEILQQLARDEILWVRQEVAFNPNTSPKILRKLARDEYWEVRDVANKSIKKRNLNSIFHFLPF; this is encoded by the coding sequence ATGACTGAAAACAAGAAACCGAAAGAAACTGATGCCGTTTTAGGCGGGCAAACTACGCCAAAACGAGGGGCTGTCCTTGGTGGTATTGAAGGATTAAAACAACGCTTAAAAAATTCCAATCAACAAGAGCGTGTTATTGCCCTCCAACAAGCGGTTCAGTATGGTCAGGAGGGATTAAAGGTCGTAGCAGAAGCGACGTTTGTGGAGAAGTTGGAGTTGGTAAAAGCTGATCAGACTCCCCCTGAAATTCTTCAACAACTGGCTCAGGATGAATATTGGCTGGTACGCTCTGGAGTCGGATCTAACCCCAACACTCCCCTAGAACTTCTCCAACAACTGGCTCGGGATAAAAATAGCGATGTACGCAAAAAAGTTGGCTCTAACCCTAACACTTCTCTAGAACTCCTCCAACAACTGGCTCGGGATAAAGATGAGAGGGTAAGTCGAGTAGCTATTGAATCTCTAGTTAAAGTCGGCTCTAACCCCAATCTTCCCCTAGAACTCCTACAACAACTGGCTCGGGATAAAGATGAGAGGGTAAGTCGAGTAGCTATTGAATCTCTAGTTAAAGTCGGCTCTAACCCCAACCTTCCCCTAGAACTCCTACAACAACTGGCTCGGGATGGAAATGGGTGGGTACACTCTAGAGTCGCCAAAAACCCCAATACTCCCCTAGAACTCCTCCAACAACTGGCGCAGGATGAAGATTGTGGGGTACGCCTAGGAGTAGCTTCTAACCCCAACACTCCTCCTGAAATTCTCCAACAACTGACTCAGGATGAAGATTTTAGGGTACGCATTAACGTAGGCTCTAACCCCAACACTTCCCCTGAAATTCTCCAAATACTGGCTCGGGATGAAGATGGGAGGGTACGCTCTGAAGTCGCCTCTAACCCCAATACTTCCTCTGAGATTCTCCGACTACTCGCTCGGGATAACAATGTACGCGATAAAGTTGCCTCTAACCCCAATACTTCCTCTGAGATTCTCCAACAACTGGCTCGGGATAAATATTTTTCGGTACGCTGGAAAGTCGCCTCTAACCCCAATACTCCCATAGAAATTCTCCAACAACTGGCTCGGGATGAAATTTTGTGGGTACGCCAAGAAGTAGCTTTTAACCCCAATACTTCCCCTAAAATCCTCCGAAAACTGGCTCGGGATGAATATTGGGAGGTACGCGATGTTGCTAATAAATCTATAAAAAAGAGGAATTTAAATTCTATCTTTCATTTTCTCCCCTTTTAG
- a CDS encoding DUF1257 domain-containing protein, translated as MSHFSTIKIQIKNGDILQQILTELGYQVETNAQVRGYQGNRTNADYVIRQNNGYDLGFRNNQGNYELVADFWGASINEKEFLNQINQKYAHRTLMETVEEEGFDVEEEEVLEDGTVKVVVGKWV; from the coding sequence ATGTCACACTTTAGTACCATCAAAATTCAAATTAAAAATGGAGACATTCTCCAACAAATTTTAACCGAACTTGGCTATCAAGTCGAAACCAATGCTCAAGTCAGAGGTTATCAAGGGAATCGAACCAACGCTGACTATGTAATTCGGCAAAACAATGGCTATGATTTAGGCTTTCGTAACAATCAAGGAAATTATGAATTAGTCGCTGATTTTTGGGGAGCAAGCATTAATGAGAAAGAGTTTTTAAATCAAATTAACCAAAAGTATGCTCATCGGACTTTAATGGAAACAGTGGAGGAAGAAGGATTTGATGTAGAAGAGGAAGAAGTTTTAGAAGATGGAACAGTCAAGGTAGTTGTGGGGAAATGGGTTTAA
- a CDS encoding sterol desaturase family protein translates to MVALIFFISAFILASLVEYWIHRLMHSSEKLGERHRDHHRRNEGQGVLWEFLDYLKGTLVIMLIPFFFSLEAGIGWMLGGIAYAAFSAYAHQLQHDNPRRCFWMKMPVHYVHHKYGMWYHNFGLGVDWWDHVFGTYKLVDWVTEEELSQQAGYFTLKWW, encoded by the coding sequence ATGGTTGCTCTAATTTTCTTCATTAGTGCCTTTATTCTCGCTAGCTTAGTGGAATATTGGATACACCGATTGATGCACTCTTCCGAAAAGTTAGGAGAACGTCACCGAGATCATCATCGCCGTAATGAAGGGCAGGGCGTACTTTGGGAATTTTTAGATTATCTCAAAGGCACTCTAGTGATCATGCTAATTCCCTTTTTCTTTTCTTTGGAAGCTGGAATCGGTTGGATGCTAGGGGGAATAGCGTATGCTGCTTTTTCTGCTTATGCCCATCAACTGCAACATGATAACCCCAGACGATGCTTCTGGATGAAAATGCCTGTCCATTATGTTCATCACAAGTATGGAATGTGGTATCACAATTTTGGTTTAGGGGTTGATTGGTGGGATCATGTGTTTGGCACTTATAAATTAGTGGATTGGGTGACAGAAGAGGAACTGTCTCAGCAGGCAGGATATTTTACTCTCAAATGGTGGTAA
- a CDS encoding Mpo1-like protein: MRLTYFQQAKESFIAGHQHPINQALHHMANLLVFIGIGLLFVDWRLTLICGILTQIFAIGGHILFEKNEPAFKQYPGIVILVSISWSLGNWFGLRQLFQQTKQQSN; this comes from the coding sequence ATGAGATTGACTTACTTCCAACAAGCAAAAGAATCTTTTATTGCCGGTCATCAACATCCAATAAATCAAGCCTTACACCACATGGCTAATTTGCTAGTATTTATTGGAATTGGTTTATTATTTGTTGATTGGCGATTGACATTAATCTGTGGGATTTTAACCCAAATTTTTGCTATTGGGGGACACATCTTATTTGAAAAGAACGAACCAGCTTTTAAGCAATACCCAGGCATTGTCATTTTAGTTTCCATTAGTTGGTCATTAGGAAATTGGTTTGGCTTACGACAGTTATTTCAACAAACCAAACAACAGTCCAATTAA
- a CDS encoding AAA family ATPase: MTARPTSKDAVLSPQHPHQETIAQLDLMLRSRYPLIYLVATEEEPIEEVLEQVSHNSQPQRQVIYWDIVRGWSDNHKDKASIIGALSRVHTTKEDQGTLFVFRDLHGILKNPEADKNAPIIRELKNLTRELKTSRKTILLLSHRLEIPPELSEEITVLDFPLPNLKEIDYLVSQLVTPDKLKLEGLGKEQFLKACQGLSRAKIRRVLAKALAAKQEINETDIDVVLEEKRQTIRQTGILEFSPAPDSLKSVGGLENLKEWVRMRKDAFSDEAKRYGIPTPKGLLLVGIQGTGKSLSAKTIAHEWRVPLLRLDTGRLFGGIVGESESRVRQMIQLAEAMSPCILWIDEIDKAFGSISSGVSGDSGTSERVFGSLITWMQEKTQPVFIVATANNVQVLPAELLRKGRFDETFFINLPTEKERKAIFRVHLQQIRGSRLQEFNLDLLAQSSENFSGAEIQQAIIDAMHLAFGDGESGKRRDFTTEDILAALEETVPLSAIAHQQIEALKKWAAEAGARTASKDDDLLQELRNYQSSTGINPIQVD, encoded by the coding sequence ATGACTGCTCGACCTACTTCTAAAGACGCTGTCCTTAGTCCTCAACACCCCCATCAAGAGACGATCGCGCAATTAGATTTAATGCTAAGATCGCGCTATCCTTTAATTTATCTCGTCGCCACTGAAGAAGAACCAATCGAAGAAGTTCTTGAACAAGTCTCCCACAATAGTCAACCTCAACGCCAAGTTATATATTGGGATATTGTCCGAGGTTGGAGCGATAATCATAAAGATAAAGCATCAATCATCGGTGCTTTAAGTCGCGTTCATACCACGAAAGAGGATCAAGGAACACTTTTTGTTTTCCGTGATTTACATGGCATCCTTAAAAATCCTGAAGCTGATAAAAATGCCCCCATTATTCGGGAATTAAAAAATCTCACCCGTGAATTAAAAACCAGCCGTAAGACGATCCTTTTGCTTTCTCATCGCCTAGAAATTCCCCCTGAATTATCTGAAGAAATAACAGTTCTAGATTTTCCCCTTCCTAATCTAAAAGAGATTGATTACTTGGTTTCGCAATTAGTTACTCCTGATAAATTGAAACTAGAAGGACTGGGAAAAGAACAATTTCTCAAAGCCTGTCAGGGGTTAAGTCGTGCTAAAATTAGGCGAGTTTTAGCAAAGGCTCTCGCTGCTAAACAGGAAATCAATGAAACAGATATTGATGTTGTTTTAGAAGAGAAACGACAAACCATTCGACAAACAGGAATTTTGGAATTTTCCCCTGCACCAGATTCCTTAAAAAGTGTTGGCGGCTTAGAAAATCTCAAAGAATGGGTGAGGATGCGAAAAGATGCCTTTAGCGATGAAGCCAAACGCTATGGTATTCCCACCCCAAAAGGGCTGCTATTAGTCGGCATCCAAGGAACAGGAAAATCCCTATCTGCCAAAACCATAGCCCATGAATGGCGAGTTCCCTTATTACGCTTAGATACAGGGCGATTATTTGGCGGAATTGTCGGGGAAAGTGAGAGTCGAGTGCGACAAATGATTCAGTTAGCAGAAGCTATGTCGCCGTGCATTCTCTGGATAGATGAAATTGATAAGGCTTTTGGCAGTATTAGCAGTGGGGTAAGTGGAGATTCAGGAACATCAGAACGAGTTTTTGGCTCGTTAATTACTTGGATGCAGGAGAAAACGCAGCCTGTTTTTATTGTCGCCACGGCTAACAATGTGCAAGTGTTACCGGCAGAATTATTAAGAAAAGGACGATTTGATGAAACTTTCTTTATCAATCTTCCTACAGAGAAGGAACGCAAAGCCATCTTTCGGGTACATTTACAACAAATTAGAGGCTCGCGCTTACAAGAATTTAATTTGGATTTACTGGCTCAATCTTCAGAAAATTTTAGTGGTGCAGAGATTCAGCAAGCGATTATTGATGCCATGCACCTTGCTTTTGGAGATGGAGAAAGTGGCAAACGGCGAGATTTTACGACAGAAGATATTTTAGCTGCCTTAGAAGAAACAGTTCCCTTAAGCGCGATCGCGCATCAACAAATTGAAGCCTTGAAAAAATGGGCAGCGGAAGCAGGGGCAAGAACTGCTTCTAAAGATGATGACTTATTACAAGAATTACGGAATTATCAATCTTCAACAGGGATTAATCCCATTCAAGTTGATTAG